The genomic stretch ttatactgactccaagcttttaaatgttacaaaagctttttatttcagataaatgctgatcttccgatctttctattcattaaagaatcctgaaaaaattgactcaacagttttaaatattgataataataataataataatgtttcttgaacagaaaatcagcatattagaatgatttgtgaaggttcatgtcacactgaagactggagtaataatgctgaaattttagctttgatcacaggaataaattagattttaaaatatacttaaatagaaagcagttattttaaatagtaaaagtatttcacagtattacagttttcgctgtattttggataaaataaatacaggtttggtgagcagaagagaattcttcaaaaaatattaaaaatcttatctatataaatctaatatatatatatattaatagtaatgGTAATTCTGCATCAGTTTCAGACCAGTATAAttactgttaactaaaattattgtaatatataatattgactggcaactaactgaaatactttaaaactaaaagttACTAAAAGAAGgctgaatagaaatattaaaaacaataaataaaaaaaaaaaatcacaaaagcaCAACAATATTACTAgaagttaaactaaaattaaaatgaaagctaaaaatctaaaaatgaaaattcaaaatattactaaacactaaaatattttagaaataatactaaaaacaaGGTTGATGGTTGGAACAGTGATGGTTAATAGTGAATTATTGCTGCTTTATAGTAACAACCACTTGTGCTTATGGTAGGTCTGTTTAGATATTATAGTaagattataaattatataagttACTAAATAAGTGGTATAAGTCACATGTTCGATTctgttctatgtttttttattcattcagtaTTTGTTTAATGTATATTTCCTTTTGCACCTTTACAAAGTGGgcaaaatatgattaatataatggattttaaaaaaggaatatCAATACATAGACTGATgaaaacctatatatatatatataatttacccGTGATTCACTATCATATTTTCTTAGCGTCTCTGCTTCTCGTGGAGTTGGTAGATCCTTGCACGCAATTTGCTCCCCGGTACCGTTCACATTAACAGTCCGCACGCAAACGTACCAATCCCCGTCAATAAATGCAACGACTATCCACAGCGATGCCGCATAGAAGACATTGAGAAGGTGTTTCCATATGATGCCACAGTAATACCAGCCCTCCTGTCCACAACGCTCTGGGTGATAACAGTAACCACCAGCACAACAGCAGCACTCAAAAGTATCGCAGCACTCACTCTTACAGCATCTGCTCTGGCCGCTCACGCAACATTTGCATACGTAACATCTGCACATCTTCAGGAGCCGAGCGTCCATAAGGATCATAACGAAGAACAGTATGCCTATTGGCAGGCACAGGTAGAGCCAACAGTGCAGGAGAGTTTCCTCGGGAGTTGTGCAAGGGCATGTGAACACATATTTAAAGAAGACAAGCATGGCTACGACTATGACAGCTGTCCTGATGGGCACATTTCTGAGTACATAAGTCGTAAAGACCGTGTGCCTTGCCATGTCTGCATACACGCTTAACGGAACCCATACAAATGGACCGATGCTGCTATAAAGCACCGCGGGTTGAGAAAAATCTCAGGGGTTCGGCAAACATGACACGGTGTTCCTGATATCCGCTGCTTCGTCTTCTCAGTGGATGGGGTAGAGGAAAGGGAGGGACCATTAGGGATTATACCAAAACAGAAGCATCTGGTTGGAGGGATGCGGCGCCCCTCTATGCTTGTGTTTACATGCACGCTACTGTATGTATAGACATGCGTTTAGGTCACGTGCCATGCGCCTATTTTGGtcttaatgcagtttaaacggaAGGAGACTGGCGTAGAAATGAGATTAttaaatatcacaaataaaatgcTGTAAGGACATCGAATGTTCATTTGAAGCAGTTTAAAGGTGTGCTGTTTTTAGAGGAAACTGCGGTTCAACCACTGGAGAGACAGGGAGGCGTGTCTTTACCGTATGCATGAGTCAGGAAGCGCTTTTACTGAACTTTACACGACAGATTATTAACagtattttcttaaaacatAAGCCTGTCATTCGACTCTGATTTTCTCCGCGGTAGGTGCTCTTTTGTCTGCTAATGACATGATAACACTACTTGAGATACCGCGACAGGATTTTGATTATATCCtactatttcattattttaatatcgaAACAAAGATAATTTGATTTGTGTGTcatttatatatcaatatatccaCTGTGCATAAagtcttatttatttagtgaatTGTCGAGGTGCTTAACTtgtatgtgtttgtgctgataacGGAAATAGAAAGACgctatttttacagtgtttatcaTATGATTGTTATTTACTGTAGGATTCATTGCTGCCTTTCTGTCGCTTTTGCATGTTTAGACACTGGTGGCATCATGACAGTATTTGAAAACTGTAATGTGGTGTTAGATGTGAAAAATGTGCCTTTTAAAGAGAAGAATAAGCTGAGACTAGCTCTGCAGGAGAATGGAGGAAACATCTCATATGTCATTAACAAACAGGTTGGTATTgtgctattttaaatatattcttattatatttaaaacagtt from Labeo rohita strain BAU-BD-2019 chromosome 9, IGBB_LRoh.1.0, whole genome shotgun sequence encodes the following:
- the LOC127170630 gene encoding uncharacterized protein LOC127170630 — protein: MARHTVFTTYVLRNVPIRTAVIVVAMLVFFKYVFTCPCTTPEETLLHCWLYLCLPIGILFFVMILMDARLLKMCRCYVCKCCVSGQSRCCKSECCDTFECCCCAGGYCYHPERCGQEGWYYCGIIWKHLLNVFYAASLWIVVAFIDGDWYVCVRTVNVNGTGEQIACKDLPTPREAETLRKYDSESRVIGLILILGLSFLLTISSSLMTRWKPYYKSLYEVYVERETSAILEDKLHEKAVERAKHVSEHSLRNFQNPHTNTTSDARHVQYQQLGNAEEDTWHKISDPTLHLTELP